The window GCATCTGCCTTAAAATCCGTCACATTCAGCTCCGCGAGGCGCACCAGCGACATATGAAATCCGACCTTGTCAGCCGTATCGAGATGCGGCACCCGAAGCTCTCGATCACGCATGACATACTCCCCATAGTTCGTGTGCAGGCTGTGCGGCTTGACGCATATCTGCGCCTCTGCGATAAGATTCTCATTTTGGAGGACAGTATTCGCCCCGGTAGAGGCACCCGACATTCCTGCAACCGTAAGCGGGCAAAGGATATGTACAACGTAGTCGTTCAACAGGAGATTGACCGCCCCCATATAGCTGTCCTGTGAGGCACCATCCAAGAGCCTTCCGGTTCTTTCCAAAACGCTCGTCAGATAACTGCGGCGAAAGCCCGCGTTGATATAGAGGAGCGGCAGCGCATAAAAAACCTGCTCGATCTGCTGCACAATCTCCCGTACATTCATCGCCAAAGCGTGCCGCACATAGCGCTCCGGCTGCTGTGCATCGTACAGGTCAATGCCAACGATCCCATGTTCGTACGGGGTGAAGTCCGGCCATGTATAGAACTCCTTCTCCCAGCTAAAGATCTCCTCGTTCGGGTGATCCGTCAGTGCCTGCCGCAGATAGTTCAATGCCCATGGACAAACTCCGTCGTCCGCGCCGATGGAAAGAATGAACGCCCCACGCGCGTGGAGATAGGCAAACTCAAAACTCTTATCGAGAGCGAGCGGGAGCGGTGTTTTGTAATAGCGGATGCGCGGATCGGCGAATTCCTCACAGAGTTCACGTACCGCTGCAAAGTCCGCGTCGGAGTTGTCGCTCAGGACGATCTCGTAACTCCCCTCATAGTCGATGGCAAGGCATGTCGTGAGCGTGTGACGCAGCGTTTCCGCTGCATTGCGTACGGGAATGACAATGGAAAAGTCACAGGTGGGCGGCGCAGACAGCAGGTCCTGCACAGATTCCCCATAGAGATAGCTCACGTAGGAGAGATAGCTGCCTGTCCACGCAAATGCCCACGCATAGGAAAACTGCGACGGCATACATGGAGAGAGACGCTGAATCGCACCGCCAAGCGATGTCCGTTCATGCAGCTGCGACATACGTGCATTCGAGGCAAAGAGAATCAGCGGCGCTTCCTGCTCGATGCTGCGTGTGAGCAGCCGTACAACCGCAGGTACTGCATCCACAGCATCCCCCGTCAACATACGGCATTTCCCAACAACGATGTGGATTTCCCCGCCGACCGCCTCAGCCTCCTGCACACACCGTTGTGCATAGGTATCCGTATCGTTCGCCGTATGTATTTCATCACTCTCCCGCAAGAGGATGACCTTATGCCCGAGCAGACGCAGTGCCATCGCGAGCACGGGCATATTGTCATCATCCGCCCCTGCAGTCAGCAAAAAGCTGTAGGATTCTCCGTCCGTCAGCATCCGCACCAAAAATCCGTGATTCCCACTATATCCGGGATGCTCGCATGGCTGTCCCGCATCCCAAAGCACGTAGCGTTCCACCTCCGTCCCATGCCCGGACAGGCAGCACCACGCCGTCATCAGCACGAGGGAAATAACGGTGTTGCGCGTCACATAATACTGCACGGCGAGCTCATACAGGCCGTTCAGATCCATTGTCCCCGCACGCAGTTCCGCCTTCATCTCGGCCAGAGCAGTCAATTCACACTGCGGGAATGCTCCCGTCGCATAAAAAGCTGTCAAGAAGTCCAGCTGACGCCGCTCGGGAGTTCCCTCGGAATAGGTCTGCGCTTTCAGTGCCAGGAGATCGTCGAGCCCCTCCTGTGGGCAGAACTCCTGCACGGCGTAGTCAATCACCCTGCGGCAGTCCTCCGGAGCTGCGCCCTTTGCCAGCATAAGAGCCACCTCCGCCGCAATGTAGGACAGCCGTTTCGGATAGACCGAGCGCAGTTTTGCAAGTCCGTCCTCCGCACGACGCAGATCCTCCGCCGTGCCGCCGGCAATCCGTGCACGTATCTCTTGAAGTGAGGAACGATAGTCCGCTTCCGTCATAATTTCTCCGCCT of the Selenomonas dianae genome contains:
- a CDS encoding glycosyltransferase family 2 protein, which translates into the protein MTEADYRSSLQEIRARIAGGTAEDLRRAEDGLAKLRSVYPKRLSYIAAEVALMLAKGAAPEDCRRVIDYAVQEFCPQEGLDDLLALKAQTYSEGTPERRQLDFLTAFYATGAFPQCELTALAEMKAELRAGTMDLNGLYELAVQYYVTRNTVISLVLMTAWCCLSGHGTEVERYVLWDAGQPCEHPGYSGNHGFLVRMLTDGESYSFLLTAGADDDNMPVLAMALRLLGHKVILLRESDEIHTANDTDTYAQRCVQEAEAVGGEIHIVVGKCRMLTGDAVDAVPAVVRLLTRSIEQEAPLILFASNARMSQLHERTSLGGAIQRLSPCMPSQFSYAWAFAWTGSYLSYVSYLYGESVQDLLSAPPTCDFSIVIPVRNAAETLRHTLTTCLAIDYEGSYEIVLSDNSDADFAAVRELCEEFADPRIRYYKTPLPLALDKSFEFAYLHARGAFILSIGADDGVCPWALNYLRQALTDHPNEEIFSWEKEFYTWPDFTPYEHGIVGIDLYDAQQPERYVRHALAMNVREIVQQIEQVFYALPLLYINAGFRRSYLTSVLERTGRLLDGASQDSYMGAVNLLLNDYVVHILCPLTVAGMSGASTGANTVLQNENLIAEAQICVKPHSLHTNYGEYVMRDRELRVPHLDTADKVGFHMSLVRLAELNVTDFKADAEAVLDYCARYTFLTDAAFERSYGILLHAASLCGERLYRTYRKRYEQLCANPEHLERPVQAFVTMDKRGYTAENHTLTLDAERFGCRNVADAVELTARLLNL